The genomic region taattatatcaaatatttaatgttttagcTATCATTTAAGTCACTGTTTCAACATTCTAATCTAATTCATATAAAAGTCCTTTGCTTAACGTTGAATTTACATATAAATATTACAtgctttgattttaataaaCTTCTATATGAAAAAATGGTCCACACAATATTTTCTTAGGACCTAAATATTATATTCAACTTgctattctaaaataattaaatattatttcagtCTCAAATATTGGTGTATTTAGACTAAAaagttaatgttattttatcttgacttactAAATTATTGTTTTGATGTTAGAATATCATGCTTACTATAAATTGCAGATGATGATTTCTGATATTTCCAAtagaaaaattagtttattggaTGCAATACTTTgtgcattattttgtttttgtttttttggccgaaaacaatattttcaaaagtatCTAATTTGGTAAATGACCATTTGTTGCAAACATGACATTGTTTTTCAGGAGAATATTAGACGTCGTGTTTGCATAATATATGATCCATCAAGGTCTGATCAAGGTGTTCTAGCTCTAAAGGCCTTGAAGCTTTCTGACTCATTCATGGAACTCTATtgcaacaataattttattggaGAGGagtagtaattttttttggatgtcTTGTCTTTAAGTTGAATCActtgatttcttatttttctgtCTTGTGAAATAGATTGAGGGAGAAGAACTTATCATGGGGGATATCTTTGACCCGTAAGCTTTTCTAAAAATTGTCTTTCTCTTAAGTGGGTTTGACCATATAGTCCTTCATATAatgaattattgttttttttcttttaatttttttaatatggaaTGCATGTACTTACTGAATCTTAAGAAGTAAGTTGATTGGAATTTCGAAATGATTGTTAAACACATTTTTCATGGTGAATTAGAATGGTAATAGTAAGTCACATTTGTTAGCACAACAATTAAGAATGAATTAGACATGCTATTGACGTTAAGATTAATAACTTTTTCATGCATATTATTGTGTGGAAGTGTATTGATTAGCtttgtattatttttgtaaGTCGTTTACTCAGTTTGTAATCAACTCTGATAATgcttcatatataatttatatcaaatCAAAGTTTTAAATTCTGCCCTCATCAGTGCCTTTATGACAATATTGGAATGGAACCTGATAATCCAGTCACTTGGGTGATTTATGCTCtctaatagaaattatttttgtcattttatatttagtttGTGTTTACATGTTGTTGTGCCATTGCAGTGTGATTATGATCATTTGCAATTGTCAACCAATTCATTAATGGAgagaaatacaattttttttatccaatgcATGGATGACTTGTCGCTAGAACAACAAAAGATTATATTAAGTCTTCATTTATTTTGTGTGTTGTTGTAtttaaatggttttttttttaaatcattgtaAGACAGTTCtctaaaaaatcgtcttagaatgtttagACGATCTCCTCAAACAACCatcttaaaatcctcaatatttttcttttaaatgcaTTTTAAGATCGgttctttaaaaattattttaaagagtgtatcattttaagatgatttttaacttaGAATCGTCATCTTGAAGAGATATCCTTTCCTTCTAAGAGGATTTGTTAACAAGTCTCACAAAGCTATATTTTTCTCAATGAATGCAATTTGTGCGGGATATTGTatgcaattcaaatttcaaatcacagcaaaacataaacaaaaatccaaatccataagagatttaagaaacaaacaaatattcATTATCAACATATTCATTCAATTCATTCATATGATAACACCTGACATCCTCtatcatctatatatatatatatatatatatatatatatatatatatatatatatatatatatatatatatattaaatccaAATAAACCTCACTTTAAAGGACATTCGCGACAATAAGAGAAATAAGGGTCAGACAACAATTGATGAATAAGATTTTGTCACATGGTCAACGCAAACAAACATAAAGCCTACAAGTGTGATGTCTGATTTCCGTGATGATAAAATGTCTTTTCTATTTATCCTACACTTGAATTCAATAGTCAATGGTTGTTACCAAACATGTCAAGGCATTGTCTTTTGGATCAATACAACCGGGTTGTCTTTTTTTGAAGTACCCTTTTAAATGCAACCAATTACAAATAGTAAATGTGTATTACGTGTTGTCCTTTCTTGAAGTATCATTTTGCATGCAACCAAGTTATGTTCCTTACCTGATAATCCActtgttattaaattattataattttttttatgattgctCAACATTTGAGATTGTATGCTGGATGAATGGCCACTTTTATTTAGACAGTGAGAGAGTTCAGTTGTAAAATGGTCTTCCTAGCCATCCTCAGTTGTAAAAGGATAGATTCGAAAATAATTCCTAAAAGTGGAATCAATCACACACCTTAgtccaaaatttaaaaagttatgttacttatgtaataatattaacatactTTTAAGAACTAAAGTGATAATGTTGTTAAGTTTATGACTTATTTGGCAGCAAAAaggctttattttaatttttcttacttttagaAACCATTATCACTGTGCTTTACACTATCAAAGACTAAAACGATGGTTTacacaaaaaataatgtttcttAAAGAGTTTtcacaaaaacaaattataaataaattccatgttattttttatttaattgtgggtgataatataaaatttataaaaaataataagatttgatgtttttattcaATACTTAAAATCAcctataagaaaagaaagattaagagtattataaataaaatagaaaagacatattttttacttcattggaaaaagaagaaaataaacacaCAACTAAAAGGTGATATGGATCCCTCGAGACGAGGGTATATATTTGAGGGGAAGGATTATCCCAAGTACAAAAAGGAGTTGACGAGCTCCAACATTAGCTTCACGAGGGACGTCCCTCTATGTAGTCTAGAATCACCAACAAGAGAGAATCATATTGGTGGAAAGGAAGATAAACTTTGGAATTTATAATTTCAACAAGTTGAAGATTATCAGATTCCAAACAAAGATTGCTAACAACATTATTCCATGCTAACTGCAAGCCATGACAAAGAGCCAACGTTTCAGCCTTCAAAGCATCCCCTTGCATTGATAATCATATGACGAGAAGCCCAAGATCCAAGAAGAGTGATGATCTCTGAGCACACCTCCAGTGCCAATGTTTAGAGAAGGGTATAAGCAGCTGCCATCAACATTCATTTTGAGAGTTTCGGCCAAAGGAGGAACCATCTGGGACAGAGAGGAATATCAAATCGTGTTCCTTCATCATAAAAGAAAGAGATTATATCATGGAACATGTAGATTAGTATCATTAGCTGATTTTATCTGTGTAGTCAGTTATcaattatcatataattaaaaaaatgtttccttttataataattaattttaaaaaatatatactaattgattataattattttaagtaaaaaaatctctatcattatatttaaatcgtcttttttatataaacgtGTATATAAATAGATGTATGAGACTAACAATAAAGATGTGTTACTtaatcaacttattttttttaattatgtcgATAATGAGaagtatttactatttttttaataatgaacgtttatctaaaaatttgactgattatttttaataactttttaaacgataattattttatgacaACATTTAAATATGAgatattacttaaaattatcttagtttcacttgaatcaaaaaattattagttaataagaTTAATCTTTATGGGTGTTCATGGATTTGGATCAATATGATGAATCTAATGATTTGAATTCAACCAATTAAATtgattcagattttttttttcaatttgagttGGACACAAACCAAACCAATTGAATTATAGTGTTaattggtttagggtttaaattTACACTTTTCAAACCCAAACTAAATCAACtatatatctattattatttctaggttaaattattcatttggtcCCTATAGTTTCACAATTTGTAccttttagtctctatagtttgaaaatgatttttttagtccctataatttacattttaattctcttttagtccttataatttaagagtgatctttttagtccttataatttgtattttaattctcaattagtctctatagttcgaaaataatctttttagtccctataatttatattttaattattttttagtccttactacaacaaaaatatataaagataattagttacaaattaattataaattatcaacaattttttattacaaattatcttgcgataaattagttacaaattacttgctaatatttttgtaattaattgtaATCGATAacattactcatattttgatgataaggactaaaagataattaaaatataaagtatagaaactaaaaatattactttcaaactatagggagtaaaagagaattaaaatacaaattatagggactaaaaaaatcactttcaaactaagactaaaaaagaattaaaatataaattataggaactaaaaaaatcatttttaaattatagggattaaaagatagaaatgatgaaattataataattaaaccttattttaatttattattattggttaGTTATAAGCTTAATGTTTCACTTCCTATTACGTGTGGTTTTGAATCTTTTTATTGTGTTTTACAAACTTTGTGTTGGATAATTTGGTTTACTATTTTCCTTctattgttatatatagagatttttatgatttaatcaaatttataatgtgttattttataatttatgctATTATTTAGTCGGTGTTAgtcaattacactaaaaaatctactttttattcttttataacaatattatttgtcaaatttgagacaaaataatgttattttttattttctccaaaattgatttttttatttaatatcggATGATTCAAATTGAACCAACGATTTTAATATCGAATTGATTTGATTGGGGTTAAGCAAATaagtttctaaaataatttgaaccaattaaaaacaattcatgttttatttttcttcaaatccGAACCAAACTGCCCGTGAGCAGTCCTATTAATATTCTTATGAGTAAACAgatagtaaattttaaaattgaatttttttatccagTTTTAAAATTGGATCTGTTAATTCCTGTTATTACCGATAAAAATAAATCGTTTTATTACCACGCGTCTCTCGAAGTCGAAGGGATTGTTTACGTTGGTTTTGACCCCTCTGGCTTTGTGTGACTCTGACAGGACTATGATCCTAACTTACACACTTAGGAgtgtatattttgattttatgttcaaggagatatatttaaatattccaGGTTCGTCCTTGACTCTACAACATTCCATTTTCATAGGAAAAGCCAAAACTGAAGCTCGAGGAAGATAACTACGATGAAACAAGAGGATTGGATGATTACGACAGCGTTGCTATCGTTGCTGTTTGTTTCATCTTTTCCGCCGTTGAGTTACGGAGTTGTTCCTCCTCGTACTCTGCTCAATAAGCTGTCGGAGGGCAAATATCTCAACACTCAGGAGCTCTGGTTCGACCAAACCCTCGATCACTTCTCTCCCTATGTATCTccttccctctctctctctctcaatgcAAAAtagaagcaatttttttttttttttctttttctttttggattttggtagttttttttttatatatagtaatcACCGTAATTAGAGTTTTTGGTTCTTTGATGTGATCCAAGGTATCCCCACTTTCAAGCTTCGTCTTTGGGTTAGCTATGCTGGGTCAAAGTCTAATCACACTTAAATTTTCTCACCTCTTTCCAGCACACAGACTCAGGGTGTTACCAACTTAGCTACTCTTAATTTTGGtagattcttttaaaaaaataaaaataatcgtccttgttttattgttttataggGGAAAAAATAAACTAGCTAGGATTGTATCGTGTATTTACAACATAATTTTATCGAATTCTGATGCTGTTGGTTGTGTGTATTTGGTTGTGCCCTGCAGGATCACCGACAATTCCGGCAACGTTACTATGAGTTTCTAGACTATTTCCGGATTCCCGATGGACCAATTTTTTTGGTAATAGGTGGTGAAGGTATATTGAATGGGGTAGCAAATGACTATCTTGCTGTAAGTTGAAATTCTTGCTCAAAATTTGTATTAttgtcttttattggttaaTATGTCTGTTTGTCTGCATTTTAAGATTCATTACCAAATATTGAAGTTAAGATCATATCATAAGTTCTGGCACTAGCACAATTTTTGTCTATCGTTGTGACTTGTGACAAATGGGACGGAAAAGGATACTCATTTACATggcaaattttgtgtttctcTCTGTcctagtatttatttatttgctatAAGGAGACAGAATGAcagataaacacaaaatttgttaaGATTCATTCCCCTTACAAAACTGATTTCTCTTTTTGTTCCAGTAAAAGAATGATGTGGCTTTTGTGAAGAAAAACCTAGTAAtagtaatataaataaatttccatGCCTTGTTTTATCAATAGGTACTGGCAAAGAAGTTTGGAGCAGCTATGGTTACTCTTGAACATCGCTACTACGGAAAGAGTACTCCATTTAATTCTTTGGAGAcagaaaatttgaaatatctttCGTCCAAGCAGGCACTCTCTGATTTGGCTGTTTTTCGGCAGTATTATCAGGCAAGCTACATTGTTTTGCTGTCGTAGTTGTTATAGAACAACTTGGTAGAAATGAAGCTAGTAAAATAGTAATCTAAGAAATTTTGTAGAAAAAAGTTTGTGGATAGTTTCTTTGCTTGAAGTTTTCTACATGACTAAATAAACGTAGGTAATGCAAGGCACTGACATTGCTCTTATATAAGTTGCTAGGAACCGAACTTTGAAAAGCTGTAAATGTTTATTGGAAAGGATTAGTGTGATTGTGGATAACATTCAGTTATAAATTAAGGTCAGCAATGGTCAGTGGCATTGAGATATTTGTCAAATGATGTTTTCTGTTACTCAATTTACCTaactttcatctatttaaaactACTTGAATTGCATTACATGCAGTATAAGAAAGATACCTTTGTGAACTCATTCTTGCATATGGTGTTTATTGGATTGTTGGCTTCCTTcccattttatttgattttttgctGTCATTTTATGTAGGACTCCATAAATGCAAAGCTTAAtagaacaaaaattgaaaacccCTGGTTCATTTTTGGTGGTTCATATTCTGGAGCACTCAGTGCATGGTTCCGTCTTAAGTTTCCCCATTTAACATGTGGAAGTCTGGCTAGTTCTGCAGTTGTTCTTGCTGTTTATAACTACACAGAATTTGATCAGCAGGTGAAGatagttcttttttctttccatgGTCATCATTTGTTTCTTTAGGCTAAATGCTATAAAGTTTCCAAAATTCCCTCCTATTTAATTTCCATCAAATTTTAAGTtctcagttttatttttcatgtgcAGATTGGTGAGTCGGCAGGTCCTGAATGTAAAGAAGCGCTGCAAGAAACTACTCAACTCATTGAACACAAACTTGCAACCAGTGGAAAGGAATTGAAGGCCTCTTTTGATGCTGCTGATGTATGCTCTGTTCGTTTTTTACTCTTTCCTTGCAAAAGTATATTATAGTTTGCTCCAGATCATGAATTATGCTGTCCACTAGACTTCCTAGTTTGATTGTCATGTTGCAAGCTGACCTTTTCTCTCTGTTTTGCAGCTTGAAATAGATGgagactttttttattttttggctgATGCTACTGCTATAGCGGTAAGTGTTATGATTGTCAgtgtttttgttattaattgCAATTTCTTGTATTCAAATTCATAATGTCATCCTCTCTTCTTCTGGATCTTTGAATGTTACAGTTTCAATATGGAAATCCAGATAAAGTATGCAAGCCTCTTGTTGAAGCAAAGAAGGCTGGAGAGGACTTGGTGGTATACTTTTCAGCTTAGTTCCTTTTCCAGAATATTACAAAACTGCTCAATGGagggtttttttttgtgtgtgtggtgGGAGATTTAATATAACCTACGAACCACCTCTGATCCCCCCTCTTCACCATTTTGCAAATGCATAGtttatgtatttcttttttccttttgccACTCTAAATTATAGTTTATAGTCATGAAAGATTCTTGGTCATATTATACAACCCAGTCAAGATTTGTTCTATCCTCACATTGCATAAAGGGTGGGGAGTAATGTCTcaaatttgaatatgatgtacaCTATGATATTGTGTGATTCTTGGTTTGTGCTGATGTATGCCACTTTTATCTGAAATATTTCCAAACAACATATCAACTAGTTTTCTCCAACTCCAGCTACTTTGTAATGGGCTAATGGCCACACTAGCTCATGTATTCTATGTTTTGAGTGTCTTAGCacatattgaaataattttttctctatttttttcttttgccacTTGTGCCTTTCTTAAGTAATATGCACAGATATAGTGCATTTAGTCAGTCAATGGTTGCCTTTATTCTATTTTACATTCATTTGTTAGAGGGCAAGCCTTGGCACAATGATAAGGTTTCTTCTATCTTGTGAGTTGTGAGTAAGGTTGTGTACATCTACCCTCCCCTAATTTCACGTGGGACCCTTCTGAATGGAGTCAcctttttaaattcatttgtggGGTGTTGGGGGAGACAGTTGTGTCTCTGTGGTTTGTTTAATACATCTGATAGAAACTATACAATTCAACATGCAGGATGCTTATGCCAAATATGTCAAAGAGTACTACATTGGAACTTTTGGTACTGATGTGCAGACTTATGATCAGAAGTACTTGAAAAGAACTGCTATGAACGAGGACAATTCTGCTCGATTATGGTGGTTTCAAGTTTGCACTGAAGTTGCATACTTTCAGGTGGCTCCCTCAAATGACAATATTCGCTCCTCAAAAGTGGACATAAAGCAAGTTCCTCATCCTTGTCATTCACTTTACATGCTCCTCTATTGACAGGATTCTATCACTATTACACCATTCTTTGTTCttgactttttttctttataatgttGTTAATTTGTACAAAGTGGGGTCTCATACATTGCAGATACCATTTGGACCTTTGCAAAAATGTCTTTGGAGAGGGCATCTTTCCTGATGTTGATGCAACTAATTTATACTACGGAGGCACTAAAATTGCTGGTCTAGAAACTTGCCTATCCTGAATTTTTATCCCCTGCCCCCAACTCCcttcattttaataatatttttatagcaTTATGGTTTTACTCTGTACATACTATTTCTTGAATATGACCTGATTTCATGTATCctattctgatgaacatggacaggttcaaaaataatatttacaaatgGCTCACAAGATCCTTGGCGCCATGCATCCAAGCAAACTTCATCTCCTGATAGTGAGTTGCCATTTACTTTTCTTCAATTTAGTCAATGACATTCATTCATTATCCTTGTCATCTCTGTGGTGGATATATATTTCTCTAAAATCCAACATGGATTGTTTATTTGATGGCTATCTAGGACAAATGAGTAGCTCATTTCCAATCAAAGTTACATTAAGTAATGTGTATTTTCCTATGTTTAGTTGCTTGAATGTTAGCGACATGATCTTAGGCCATAGCTCAAACATATCTGGTACTATTCTTTGGTTTGTTTACCTAATATCAAGGGGGGAAAGAATACTTCTGAATCATGTAACACATTgtagaaaaatatattgttcAACCTTTGTTGTGTAATGCTAGCAATACTGGTATTCTTTTGGTAATGCTGCCTAACTGTTATTAAACATTTCAGTGCCTTCCTACATCGTCAAATGTTACAATTGTGGCCACTGTTCTGATTATCGAGGATGTCCTCAATTCCCTTTCTCCATTGAAGGTATGCTTCACATGTCCGCTCCAACATAATATTGCTCAGTGTTTCTCTATTCTTATTCTAGTAGAAATATTTTGCCTTAAAAGAGAAGTGGAACTACTTTTGCACAAAgcttaaacattttttatataatataataagtgATGAGAAATGTGAATAATTTCCTCTTCTATCCATTTTTCCGCAACttgttctttttaaaaaaatctgacCTTGCTTTTTTAAcaatatgttatattatttattctatttactgataacgaaacaaagacactaTTTGCTGTCATATTATACAAGTGTATTATATATACAACATACGTATATAattgttataataattaaaaaattagaaatgacAAGGaagtcatattaaaaaaaatctgctGTCAACTCAATTTTTACagtaaaataaatgtattttaaattaatagtcaaaacaaatttatattatatattatatgtagtAATTTATGATACGTTAACGATAATGGAGAACAGATGATGTGATATGCATACACAATATCACAATTCATGAGAACATTTTTCTATAAAGACCTAAtgattgattatttttcaaatttattactAACTTAACAATttgtaataatatattaattaattaattaatgagaaTCTCGGCAAAGTCAATGACTAAACAAACTCCATACATAATTCATAAATgacaaaaaaggaaacaaaacaacTTAAAATACTGCCTACACATATCAACCAACATTCTAATTTGTGGATTTTCTTTTCAGGTAATGAGAAAAACTGCACCTCTCCTGATGCAGTTCACAAAGTAAGGCAAAAGATTTCAGAACATATGGACTTGTGGTTATCTGAATGCGTCGACACAGGCAGAAGTTTTATATGATTATTTACATAAGATGTGAATGATGtacttttttttctaagttgTTAATGATGTACTATAACTCCGCATGACTTTTGGTATTTCTTTCCTTCATAAGCTAATTATGACACCGTGAAATATATTTAGTGACTTCGTATAAATTGACCAAATATAGAGTAGAACCTATAAGACTACGGGTAGGGTTAGAACTATTAAATGAGTCGAgtctatgaaaaatatatttaagttatttttaaatgttataaaatttgacaCTAATCCTTTTTTCTAATGAATGAATGGACTAGAATACTTTTTTGTCCAACCGGTTCGGCTTGAACTTGTTTGTTGGAAAAATTAAGTCTTGGGCCATTTTAGCTCATTCTAATCATAATGATCTAGACTTAACCCCTCAAAGATATAAATGcattcttttttagtttatttttctcaCTTAATATCATCTCATCATAACCTCATGTGAAGAGTCTCGCATCTTTTTAGTtaactttttaaagaaaaattatactatcaacatatttttaaacctaaacagaaaataaaaactagaTTTAGAAccagatttaatttttaaaattttaaaaaacttaaaactataaaaatcacCTCAAATGAGGGCCGGAAAATGAAAATGTGGTGGTTTTGAAAGCACTAGACACTCAATTATAAAATCTTCAAAGAATAAAGTCCAcgataataacaacaaaaataacaaagttTTGTTCCATTAGGTGAGATCGACTATATGGATTATATGACGTCATTTGACACAATTAAAAATCAAGGTTTCATAAATATTGTTAAGTTGCAAGTCTCActtgatgaatttttttaatgtccTTGTCAGtttttctcttctcctttttctcaGGCTAAATATCATGTCATCCATTTTTCTAACCGGTGCCTCTTGTGGCCTTCTTTGTATATGCCCAAATCACCTTAACC from Glycine soja cultivar W05 chromosome 16, ASM419377v2, whole genome shotgun sequence harbors:
- the LOC114389024 gene encoding probable serine protease EDA2; protein product: MKQEDWMITTALLSLLFVSSFPPLSYGVVPPRTLLNKLSEGKYLNTQELWFDQTLDHFSPYDHRQFRQRYYEFLDYFRIPDGPIFLVIGGEGILNGVANDYLAVLAKKFGAAMVTLEHRYYGKSTPFNSLETENLKYLSSKQALSDLAVFRQYYQDSINAKLNRTKIENPWFIFGGSYSGALSAWFRLKFPHLTCGSLASSAVVLAVYNYTEFDQQIGESAGPECKEALQETTQLIEHKLATSGKELKASFDAADLEIDGDFFYFLADATAIAFQYGNPDKVCKPLVEAKKAGEDLVDAYAKYVKEYYIGTFGTDVQTYDQKYLKRTAMNEDNSARLWWFQVCTEVAYFQVAPSNDNIRSSKVDIKYHLDLCKNVFGEGIFPDVDATNLYYGGTKIAGSKIIFTNGSQDPWRHASKQTSSPDMPSYIVKCYNCGHCSDYRGCPQFPFSIEGNEKNCTSPDAVHKVRQKISEHMDLWLSECVDTGRSFI